The DNA window TCCTCAtctttctcctcctcctccaccggGTTATCATCCACCGGCCGAATCACCATTAACGTCACCCCATTTATCATCTTCTTCCCTTGCAATGGCAGACACAGCTTTGGTACATTCCACATCTTCATCGTCACCACACGAGACTCCAACATATTACTTTCATACCCATTTCCAATTATTCTCAACCTCTCTATCTGTCCCTTTCTCATTAAAAGTCTCCCTTTCCCACTCCTGTCTCTAATCACCACTCGCTCGAGCTTCGAATGGTCCAAAATCACCTGCTTCACTAGTTTATACCTCACCGACGCCGCCGTCAGACATGACATTGCCCAAACTACTCGCATTGTCATGTCCTTATCAGTCAGAGGCGCCCTGATTTCCTCTTCCTCGACAGAACCAGTTCTTATGGTCGTTTTGTTTCCTAGAATGATACAACCTTCCAGATCGCTACCGAATGCAGCCCTCCATTTTAGCGGGGAATCGAAGTTTTCGATTCCCCCGCCTTCATTGTCGTTGATTTTGATATTCAGGGTTTGGATTTCAGTGAAGGGTTTTAAGACTTTATTCATCGAGTAGTATTTAAACTCGTACTCTTCCACTTGTTCTTGAGTAAAACTAGGACTTGAGTGGGCATGAAACGGAGGTGGGTTTTCATGAACACTGTAAATGAGAGTGTTGAAGAAGTACCTTGTGGCATGGAATCGATCAACGGGAGGTGGTTTCTCGAGCTGAAAATCCAATTGTCTGTCGGAATTGATCTTGAAGAGTACAGTGAGAGAGATTGTATTGATTTTGGGGACGACGGCAGCGAATAGCTTGGAGACGCAAATGCAACGGGAGAGAGATTCGATGTCGTTCATCTTCTCCAATATCAGATGGAACAGAGGAATCGGTAGACGATCAAACTGGTTTTCTGACTTCATCATCACCCTCTTCCTCTTTTCCTGAGGataatccattttcaaataatccattcACTTAACATAACtcataatttaagttttatttatcataaaaaaaaatgaatttaaaaagaGAGAGATTTACCCAGAGAGAAGAGAGGATCTTGAAGGTTGAAACATATTTGTGCTCCCACAAATAGAACATGACTATCAAGGGCAGAATTGTAATTACTGGTATCACATACATCAACACTGGAATACAACAAGTTTGAATTAATCATGTTTGTtaataaattgaagaaaaaaatataaaaataaataaatgtatacataatatgttaaaaattcatgttattataaagataaagagataagtttaaaacaaatatactaaatagtatatattttattgtttaaaaaaaaacacatatacTTTTCTATTCTCATCCACCATGATCAACTtataaatagaaagaaaaacttaaaaaaatgacataataGGACAAaaggtaaaaataaataaatgttattataaagataaagagataagtttaaaacaaatatattaaatattatatatttaattgtttaaaaaaaaaaacacatactTTTCTATTCTCATCCATCCATGATAACTTATAAATAGAAGGAAAAACTTAACAAATGACATAATAGGACAAactgtaaaaataaataaatgttattttaaagataaagagataagtttaaaacataaataaatatattaataatattatatatttaactgtgtttttttttttaaaaaaaaacaaatatacttTCCATTCTCATCTATCCActattaactaataaataagagaaaaaaatgataaaatagaaaaaactgtaaaaataaataaatggatatgtaatatattaaaaattcatgttattataaagataaaagagataagtttgaaacataaataaatatattaataatattatgtatttaattttatttttattttaaaacacataACTTTCTTTCTCATCTCATCCATAATCAAGTAATAAATTGGATAAAAActataagaaaattatatattgaaaatatattttagtttagtttagttaaatactttaatatttattaaaatatgaaagtcttaagtttaaatattgttgggaataaattttttaatttttattcttttagtgCCACTAGCAGGCTGCAACTCACCCAAAACTGGCCGCTTGAGAGGATGTGATTAAGAACAAATATCACAATTTATTCTAAAGTTGGGGACAATCTTGTTATgttcttaaatataaaaaaataaatcagtaaATTAAACTAACTCTACTTTAAGGATTTAATAACTTACTTGTCAACATCTTTACTGGATTTAACACTCAATTTCGATTAACACCAGATAGATAGGATCGATCAAACACCTGCGaatcaagaaattgaaaaacaaaacactGGTCGAAtcagtaattaattaatgaagcaGATGTTCGACATGATAGATGATAAACATAACAGGAATCAGTGACCGCTTAGGTTATTTCACTcacagagaagaagaaagaacacAACATAGACTCACCGACTGACTGCTCTCTGTCTTTAAATAGATCCAGACAGAAAGATCCAGACAGTCAGACAGTCTCATCTTCAATTCGATCGGTTGTTTCACCAGAGGGTAGTTTACAAACTCAccaaagtctaataaaaaaagagagtaaaaaatgtacttattttataatttaacacagttatttttttttttctgtatttttgtttttttctaaagtatttccttttaatttatttctttaactattaattttattttaactgatttatattttttaatcacatcatttttttttgttaaattagtGAAATCTACACCACTTGttttaatagttataattttttgttttgtttactatcctataatatatatatttatttatttgtgataaCTAAAAACtgtatacaaaaataaattattgaaaataattatattatatataataaatacaaatctataaatatataaacatcaaaacaatattaatataattatattttttatatataaataaccatataaaaataaagccttaagtataattatatatatatatatatatatcaaaatgaaagtttttttaaaacattgtcattattattaaataaaaattaattaatattataattaatcaaattattatttaaaaaaacaaatttatatttatttttaaattttagaaaaatagcaCACTAATTTCCTTACTTTATTTAAAACGATTCTTAGCACgaaaaaacaataaaacaaaaataaagaataacatattaaaaaggtcataataataataataataataataatattgtttgagattataacttaatatttaataattgattctataataattttttaaagtattttaatacatattatttttagtatctttatttttttactcaTATTTGCTTTAAATTAACACATCCAATTAAATTTAGAAacttttaattgaaaattaaaattgagattTGCTCTTATACAAAATTCTTTTCcccttaaattattaaaattgaaaaaaaaagttaatgtaaaataaatatatataaaaaattattattaaaaatcaattccaTAAAAACTGAATAAACAAGTAAATGTTTAGAACTCTCACAAGGAGAAGTAAGGTaatgatgaattttttttttaattttactctTTCTTATAAGAGGACTAACTGACCCTTTGTTAACAGAGGATTCCAATAGTTCAAAATGATtgtctcatatatatatatgatttaatctcttatttttttttttgttaatccaTAGTTAGTTTGTCAATCTATAGTTCTAGAAACATGTGTGATGTCTTTAGAAACATGTGTGATGTCTTTGTGAAGAAATATGTTTCAAACAAGCTAGGTAAACGCTGCATTTTATTTCATGctactttaatattaatattgattgaACACGTCTTTGATGATATTAAATATGCTACTTTACTTTCATATGAATTTAACACTTATTTTATGATATTCACAATGCTATTTTACTTTCATATGGATTGAACATATATTTTCTGTTAATCACATTTATAAGTTAATTGTTTATTCTAACATGTGATAGAGTTACTTATAATGGaaggaaaatataatatatataatagtcaaaaaaatattggttatatatatatatatatatatatatatatatatatatatatatatatatatatatatatatatatatatatatatatatattttcttggtATTCAGATAGTTTTTTTAACATCACATAATATCTTATTTAACCTATTGAGAATATTCATGATTTTTGTAATCTCATTTCTATTGACTTGCTCAAATAGTTACATCATTTGCAAATAaaagatttgaaatttttagTTCACTTCTCTCAATATTAATCTCTATAATATAacgagaaataattaatttattaataagttttatcaAACCTTCAATATCACAAATAAATGGAGAAAGTTGATTTCCCTGTCAAATGTCTCTAGTAGGGGTAATTGTTGACAAatataataagtattttttttggaaaataaaggagaaaaaaataataatttaaaagcttgttgatgattttgaaacATGGAAAACAAGTAAGAGtggaattgaaaatttaattagacAATATTATCAAGATTCTAGCCTAAGGTATTGTTCATACCCTTGTCACAAGGGTTATATAGTGGGCTGTAAAGTTTGGTCAATCAAATGAATACTAATTCGCCAAGAGCAAGATGGTGGATAAagataagttttatatttttttaataattagataaaaaaaagcaatgaattatatttaaaaaaaattaaaaattaacatgtaatattaaatcttaacttaaaaaaaatatatataaaaaaataatatttttttttcggCTATATAAATCCGTCCCTGATTACAAGATTGTGAATTTAGGGTTTCAATCATAACTTTTGAACATAGTTGAGGagagaaacaaattattaaagCTGAAATCTTTCTTTGAAACTCTACAAGTAATATAAAAAGAAGTCATTTCTGGAGCAAAATCCTTTTACCTTTTGAACTCGGCCTAAAATATAATATCGTCCATTCTCTTTggcataaaaaaaatcaagagaaCAGTCAGCCCAgcaggattattattattattattattgcacTATCTATATCCCCTACAGCCCAgtgtcattattattattattattattatgattattattattattattattattattattattattattattgttttggaGAAAAAACATTCTGCCCCATTCTAAAAGGAGGTGGTCCTAGAATTCCTCCTGAAGAACAATTTGGTTGAGATGAGAGTAGCAAACATTGTCTCCCCTCCTTTGCTTCCATGTCGCCTCATTGTGAC is part of the Impatiens glandulifera chromosome 1, dImpGla2.1, whole genome shotgun sequence genome and encodes:
- the LOC124922337 gene encoding F-box protein At4g18380-like; its protein translation is MLTMLMYVIPVITILPLIVMFYLWEHKYVSTFKILSSLWEKRKRVMMKSENQFDRLPIPLFHLILEKMNDIESLSRCICVSKLFAAVVPKINTISLTVLFKINSDRQLDFQLEKPPPVDRFHATRYFFNTLIYSVHENPPPFHAHSSPSFTQEQVEEYEFKYYSMNKVLKPFTEIQTLNIKINDNEGGGIENFDSPLKWRAAFGSDLEGCIILGNKTTIRTGSVEEEEIRAPLTDKDMTMRVVWAMSCLTAASVRYKLVKQVILDHSKLERVVIRDRSGKGRLLMRKGQIERLRIIGNGYESNMLESRVVTMKMWNVPKLCLPLQGKKMINGVTLMVIRPVDDNPVEEEEKDEDLVERIWSEGEEERELKEALKEMMNKVKPREICNMKV